The Ignavibacteria bacterium genome contains a region encoding:
- a CDS encoding pentapeptide repeat-containing protein, with the protein MNDNDLFNSDEMKGIAFGKEFYLHENFTSRNYSDSELKDTEFTDCEFEKMNFEKTRFKYVRFENCTFNKCNLGLIKITGCRFIDCKFTDCKLIGINWQEAEAPIEIKMEKCKLDYSVFYGLDLRRIEITESFAKEVNFENADLSKGKFNGTDFSLSKFKNTNLSFADLREAANYDINPEFNKIKKAKFSMPEAMTLLQCFDIDIS; encoded by the coding sequence ATGAACGACAACGACTTATTTAATTCAGACGAAATGAAGGGCATTGCCTTCGGTAAGGAATTCTACCTCCACGAAAATTTTACCAGCAGGAACTATTCAGATTCAGAACTGAAGGATACCGAATTTACAGACTGTGAATTCGAAAAAATGAATTTCGAAAAAACCAGGTTCAAATACGTGAGGTTCGAAAACTGCACCTTTAATAAATGTAACCTGGGCCTCATAAAAATTACAGGATGCAGATTTATTGACTGCAAATTTACCGACTGCAAATTGATAGGCATTAACTGGCAGGAAGCCGAGGCACCAATTGAAATCAAAATGGAAAAATGCAAACTCGACTATTCGGTTTTCTACGGCCTCGACTTAAGAAGAATTGAAATAACTGAGTCCTTTGCCAAGGAAGTAAACTTCGAAAATGCGGATCTGAGCAAGGGGAAGTTTAACGGCACCGACTTTTCCCTAAGCAAGTTTAAGAATACTAATCTTTCTTTTGCCGATCTGCGGGAAGCAGCGAACTACGACATTAACCCCGAGTTCAACAAAATTAAAAAAGCTAAGTTCAGTATGCCGGAGGCAATGACACTCCTGCAGTGCTTTGATATCGATATCAGCTAG
- a CDS encoding efflux RND transporter periplasmic adaptor subunit, translated as MNKRTKWIITGAAAIVVIFIGFRIFAGRKEQAPQAPRQMAPLVQVTRPARQDVTYTLRYTGDIGAVQQANIFSKVSGNVERMYVDIGTYVRRNQILAVIDSTELFQQYEQALATYNNNKINFNRTKQLFQQNLIARQELDNAEAALKVASANFATAQTRLSYAKVTAPFSGYITKRFLDRGALVQPGSSTLYTIMDIDSVKIVVNVLEKDIPLITRGKKAIIKVDAFPGRQFEGTIQRVNQAIDLTTRTLTIEIVIPNWGGALKPGMYAEVNIIAAQHKDALTVPTQAVMHDEKGNFLYLLDNGKARRNNIQTGADQNGQTEVTTGITDSASVISVGQQFLKDGINVRLVKK; from the coding sequence ATGAATAAACGGACTAAATGGATAATAACCGGGGCTGCTGCCATAGTTGTAATTTTTATAGGATTCAGGATTTTTGCGGGCAGAAAGGAGCAGGCTCCACAGGCTCCAAGGCAGATGGCTCCCCTGGTTCAGGTTACCAGACCGGCAAGGCAGGATGTTACCTACACGCTCAGGTATACGGGCGACATTGGAGCCGTGCAGCAGGCAAATATATTCTCCAAGGTCAGCGGCAACGTTGAACGGATGTACGTTGATATTGGGACTTATGTAAGGCGCAACCAGATACTGGCGGTAATAGATTCCACGGAGCTTTTTCAGCAGTACGAGCAGGCGCTTGCCACATACAACAACAACAAAATCAATTTCAACCGCACGAAGCAGCTGTTTCAGCAGAACCTGATTGCAAGGCAGGAGCTGGATAATGCGGAGGCGGCGCTGAAGGTAGCCAGTGCCAATTTTGCCACGGCACAGACGAGGCTCAGTTATGCAAAGGTTACAGCACCATTCAGCGGTTATATAACCAAAAGGTTTCTTGACCGCGGAGCTCTTGTGCAGCCGGGCAGTTCCACGCTTTATACAATTATGGATATAGACAGCGTTAAGATTGTAGTAAATGTACTGGAAAAAGACATACCATTAATTACCCGGGGCAAAAAAGCCATTATTAAAGTGGATGCATTCCCCGGGCGGCAGTTTGAGGGAACGATCCAGAGGGTCAATCAGGCAATTGACCTGACAACGCGTACACTGACAATTGAGATAGTAATTCCCAACTGGGGCGGAGCCTTAAAGCCCGGAATGTATGCCGAAGTAAATATTATAGCTGCTCAGCACAAAGATGCTCTTACGGTGCCAACGCAGGCTGTAATGCACGATGAAAAAGGAAATTTCCTTTATCTTCTGGACAATGGGAAAGCCAGACGGAATAACATTCAGACAGGAGCCGATCAGAACGGGCAGACTGAGGTGACTACAGGCATTACAGATTCGGCAAGCGTTATTTCCGTTGGGCAGCAGTTTCTGAAAGACGGGATTAATGTAAGATTAGTAAAAAAGTGA